A DNA window from Rhodothermales bacterium contains the following coding sequences:
- a CDS encoding HypC/HybG/HupF family hydrogenase formation chaperone: MCLAIPGKLVDVFDDHGLKMGRVDYAGTVNTACLEYVPEASAGEYVLVHAGFAISILDEQEAQKTLDLWDEMVEAAASEGMDIFGMPLDAQDHARGSTEELP, encoded by the coding sequence ATGTGTCTTGCAATACCGGGTAAGCTTGTTGACGTTTTCGATGATCATGGCCTCAAGATGGGCCGTGTCGACTACGCGGGCACAGTAAACACGGCGTGCCTTGAGTACGTCCCGGAGGCATCAGCCGGCGAATACGTACTGGTGCACGCTGGATTCGCCATCAGCATCCTCGACGAGCAAGAGGCTCAGAAGACGCTTGACCTCTGGGACGAAATGGTTGAAGCTGCCGCGTCGGAAGGCATGGACATTTTCGGAATGCCGCTGGACGCGCAAGACCATGCCAGAGGATCGACGGAGGAATTGCCGTGA